The following are from one region of the Noviherbaspirillum sedimenti genome:
- a CDS encoding biotin--[acetyl-CoA-carboxylase] ligase, producing MNASLSAAAIAAWAQTAASHVAVEVVGQTASTNADLLARVGQLVQPTLLAAASQTAGRGRAGRTWMSDAGASLTFSLAWPVRRSLRELSGLPLAVGVALADTLASCAVPVRLKWPNDLLMDGAKLGGILIETALEKSGGGQQLWAVIGVGMNLALPEELARQIGRPAAALPGAAIQDRNRLLGLLLNGLAGALLQFEREGFAAFMTRWNALHAWAGQAVQILDHDRIVLEGVAVGVDAQGQLLLDTADGRVPVLAGDVSLRMKDEGGVSHVVAG from the coding sequence ATGAATGCTTCCTTATCCGCTGCTGCCATCGCCGCCTGGGCACAAACTGCGGCGTCCCATGTCGCCGTCGAAGTCGTCGGCCAGACCGCTTCCACCAACGCAGACTTGCTGGCCAGGGTCGGGCAGCTGGTGCAGCCGACCCTGCTGGCGGCCGCGTCGCAAACCGCCGGCCGCGGCCGCGCCGGGCGCACCTGGATGTCTGACGCCGGCGCCAGCCTGACTTTTTCGCTGGCCTGGCCGGTGCGGCGGTCGCTGCGCGAACTGTCCGGCTTGCCGCTGGCGGTCGGGGTGGCGCTGGCCGATACGCTGGCCTCGTGCGCAGTGCCGGTGCGGCTGAAATGGCCAAACGACTTGCTGATGGACGGCGCCAAGCTGGGCGGCATCCTGATCGAGACTGCGCTGGAAAAAAGCGGCGGCGGCCAGCAGCTGTGGGCAGTCATCGGCGTGGGCATGAACCTGGCGCTGCCGGAAGAACTGGCGCGGCAAATCGGCCGGCCGGCGGCAGCGTTGCCGGGAGCGGCGATACAGGACCGTAACCGTTTGCTGGGCTTGCTCTTGAACGGCCTGGCCGGCGCCTTGCTGCAATTCGAGCGCGAGGGATTTGCTGCATTCATGACGCGCTGGAATGCCCTGCATGCCTGGGCCGGGCAAGCCGTGCAAATCCTTGACCACGACCGCATCGTACTGGAAGGCGTGGCCGTGGGCGTGGATGCACAAGGCCAGCTGTTGCTGGATACGGCCGACGGCCGGGTGCCGGTGCTGGCCGGCGACGTGTCGCTGCGCATGAAAGATGAAGGAGGCGTAAGCCATGTTGTTGCTGGTTGA
- a CDS encoding type III pantothenate kinase: MLLLVDAGNTRIKWALMQPARLGHAELGHWSGYGSVRNEDICQMADAIKGEDISRVLISNVAGAEMRAALERMALRALGMKPVPLTWFASQAELAGVRNGYRDPAQLGCDRFAALIGARALFPGVPLLVATCGTATTVDALDADGRFRGGMILPGLGLMASSLARNTAQLPQVPQYNVGAQPFADNTHDAIASGCIAAQAGAIGRALAAHAALLEEDAGRLQCILSGGAAGAISPHLPVVARQVDNLVLIGLQAVLTLTQSPC, translated from the coding sequence ATGTTGTTGCTGGTTGACGCGGGCAATACCCGCATCAAGTGGGCGCTGATGCAGCCGGCGCGGCTGGGTCATGCCGAACTCGGGCACTGGTCAGGTTACGGCTCGGTGCGTAACGAAGACATATGCCAGATGGCCGATGCGATCAAGGGGGAGGATATTTCCCGCGTGCTGATCTCCAACGTGGCGGGAGCGGAAATGCGCGCGGCGCTGGAACGCATGGCCTTGCGCGCGCTGGGAATGAAGCCGGTGCCGCTGACCTGGTTTGCCTCGCAGGCGGAACTGGCCGGTGTCAGGAATGGCTACCGCGATCCGGCGCAACTGGGCTGCGACCGTTTCGCCGCGCTGATCGGCGCGCGCGCGCTGTTTCCCGGCGTGCCGCTGCTGGTTGCCACCTGCGGCACCGCCACCACGGTCGATGCGCTTGATGCCGATGGCCGCTTCCGCGGCGGGATGATCCTGCCGGGACTGGGTTTGATGGCATCCTCGCTGGCGCGAAATACCGCGCAGTTGCCGCAAGTGCCACAATATAATGTGGGCGCGCAGCCTTTTGCCGACAATACCCATGACGCCATCGCCAGTGGCTGCATTGCGGCCCAGGCAGGGGCAATCGGACGCGCACTCGCTGCGCACGCAGCGCTGCTGGAGGAAGACGCCGGTCGTTTGCAATGCATCCTTTCGGGAGGGGCGGCTGGCGCGATCAGTCCGCATCTTCCGGTCGTCGCGCGGCAGGTGGATAACCTGGTGCTGATCGGTTTGCAGGCGGTACTCACTTTGACGCAATCACCATGCTGA
- a CDS encoding SPOR domain-containing protein, which produces MLKFIFWALLLINGALFAYHQGHLDSLLPVSREPARLAQQINADKIRLLPADARPANQAPASPAANPAIDPASKAEPVAAAATLVAAADAALPVVEVKPDADKKAEAEKKADADKKVEANKKADRLVCTEIGNFSEADAGRFEARLAALTPGARLSRRVIREVSSHMVYIPPQGSKENADRKVDQLRGLGVTDFYMIQDQSEMRWGISLGIFSTEEAAKKRLEQLKQQGVRSGRIGARNAVNKVAFQLRALDAAGREKVEKIKTDFPQQQQHNCAA; this is translated from the coding sequence ATGCTGAAATTTATTTTCTGGGCGCTGCTGTTGATCAATGGCGCCTTGTTCGCCTACCACCAGGGCCATCTTGACAGCTTGCTTCCGGTCAGCCGCGAACCGGCACGCCTGGCGCAGCAGATCAACGCCGACAAGATCCGGCTGCTGCCGGCGGACGCCAGGCCAGCGAACCAGGCGCCGGCCAGCCCGGCAGCCAATCCCGCCATCGATCCGGCCAGTAAGGCCGAGCCCGTTGCCGCAGCCGCTACGCTGGTCGCTGCGGCGGATGCTGCCTTGCCGGTGGTCGAAGTAAAACCGGATGCCGACAAGAAAGCCGAAGCCGAGAAGAAGGCCGACGCCGACAAGAAAGTGGAAGCCAACAAGAAAGCGGATCGTCTCGTCTGTACCGAAATCGGCAATTTCAGCGAGGCCGACGCTGGCCGTTTCGAGGCGCGGCTGGCAGCGCTGACGCCGGGTGCGCGCCTGTCGCGGCGCGTGATCCGTGAAGTCAGCAGCCACATGGTGTACATCCCGCCGCAGGGCAGCAAGGAGAACGCTGACCGGAAAGTCGATCAGTTGCGCGGCCTCGGCGTTACCGATTTTTACATGATCCAGGACCAGTCCGAGATGCGTTGGGGAATTTCGCTCGGCATTTTCAGCACGGAAGAAGCGGCTAAAAAACGGCTGGAGCAGCTCAAACAGCAGGGTGTGCGCAGCGGCCGCATTGGTGCGCGCAATGCGGTCAACAAAGTCGCATTCCAGTTGCGCGCGCTGGACGCCGCCGGGCGGGAAAAGGTGGAGAAGATCAAGACCGATTTCC